In the genome of Thunnus maccoyii chromosome 15, fThuMac1.1, whole genome shotgun sequence, one region contains:
- the fam8a1a gene encoding protein FAM8A1 — translation MVATTTSDNRRCPETDAKQPQSTATTEYCAKLQQWMWQYYWGNAGWQSWMALSAFPFPPPCGFPPPGTSAQTPGSPDSTSGAGQHVFDSRNWYSQPYPFSFPAPFPHPGGAQTHQSTPATDARTAQHQNGNPPQPGREYTIPSPLQRFLAETVDFVILFCVKATIVLWIMHLSGMKDIAKFITHFIVEEIDENTSMEDLQKMMAVALVYRVLVCVYETICIWGAGGATPGKFLLGLRVVTCDTSTLVRPNRVLVVPASNVSLSASAVRALNKNFSIAFLFPVFITLLFFQHNRTVYDIVAGTIVVQRRGGR, via the exons ATGGTCGCGACCACAACAAGTGACAACCGTCGTTGCCCTGAAACTGATGCTAAACAGCCTCAGAGCACCGCAACCACGGAATACTGCGCGAAGTTGCAGCAGTGGATGTGGCAGTATTACTGGGGAAATGCCGGCTGGCAGAGCTGGATGGCTCTGTCAGCtttcccttttcctcctccttgtgGTTTCCCTCCGCCGGGGACAAGCGCTCAGACACCGGGTTCACCTGACTCCACCTCCGGGGCTGGGCAGCACGTTTTCGACTCACGGAACTGGTACAGCCAACCGTATCCTTTCAGTTTCCCTGCACCCTTCCCTCATCCGGGGGGCGCCCAGACGCACCAGAGCACTCCAGCTACTGATGCCCGGACAGCCCAGCATCAGAATGGGAATCCACCTCAGCCAG GACGGGAGTACACcatcccctctcctctccagaGGTTCCTTGCCGAGACAGTGGACTTCGTCATCTTGTTTTGTGTGAAGGCCACCATCGTGCTGTGGATCATGCATCTGAGTGGGATGAA GGACATTGCCAAATTCATAACCCACTTCATCGTGGAGGAGATCGATGAGAACACGTCCATGGAGGACCTGCAGAAGATGATGGCTGTGGCTCTGGTCTACAGGGTgctagtatgtgtgtatgag ACCATCTGTATCTGGGGTGCTGGTGGCGCCACACCAGGGAAATTCCTGCTTGGCTTGCGGGTGGTGACATGTGACACGTCCACTTTGGTCCGACCCAACCGTGTCCTTGTGGTCCCGGCATCGAACGTCTCCCTCTCCGC CTCTGCTGTGCGGGCACTGAATAAGAACTTCTCCATCGCCTTCCTTTTTCCCGTCTTCATCACTCTGCTCTTCTTCCAGCACAACAGGACTGTGTATGACATTGTGGCAGGGACCATTGTTGTCCAACGCAGAGGGGGCAGATAG